GGCGAGCTTCAACCTCGCCTCGGCCCTGATCCAGGTGTTCTGGGTGGCCATGTCGATTGTGGGCATCCTGATCCGCCTGCGCAGGCGGCGCTACCGCACCCTGGCCTAAAGCCCGGCTGCGGTTCGGCGCACGGTTTCGAGCCGTTGGGCGTTGGGCGGGTGGGTGCCGAGGAAGCGGTCGCCCGGATCCGGGATACGGTTGAAAAACTGTGATCCCTTGATCGGGTCATAGCCTGCGCGGGCTGTCAGGATGGTGCCCAACTGGTCCGCTTCAAGTTCGAAATCCTTGGAATAGGTGCGCGCGCCCACCTGCGCCCCGATGCGCTGGGCCGCTTCGGGGTCGGCGCCCGTCAGGGTGGCCAAACCGCCGAAGATCACTGCGCCCGCCGCGGCGTTTTCGCGCTGGCGTGCAATGTGGCCGCGCACGTGGTGCGCTGCCTCGTGCGCGAGGACAAAGGCCAGTTCGTCTTCGTTGCGGGCGTCATTGATCAGCGCCTGCGTGAACACGATCAGGGGCCGCCCGTTGTCATCAAGCGTTTGAAAGGCGTTCGATGGCGCGCCCGGGCGATCATCGACGAGGATTTTGAAGTCGCAGTCGACACCGCGCGTCCGCGACCTGCATTCCCGCTCTGCCACAGGCTCGACCCGTTGCACCGCCGACGCAAAGGCACGGATGGATTGCTGGTTTGTCCGCAACTCGTCCGGTACATCGCGCACAACGGGGGCAGGTCCCGTGCCAGTCGGTGCCGTCGCGACCACAACATCGTCGCACGCCGCGACAAAAGCCAATGCTGCGAGGGCGGACAAAACCCGTATGATCAAAGCGCCATCCTTTCAGAACTGTTCGCCAGACTGTATCATGCAGAAGGGCGGCTTCCAGCCCCGATCACGCAGCCGTGTGCCCCCATGCAACCCACCGCTCATTCCATAGGATGTCCATATGTTTACGATCGAGCACGAATTTGACGCGAGCGTCATCACCCTTGTGGATGACGGCAAGACGCCGCTGCAGGAAGATGTCGTGATCAACGCCTTTGCAGAGGTGATCACGGTGGAACAATATGACCCGCGCACCGACAGCGTGGTCAAGATCTGCCTGTCACCGGAACAGGCCCGCGATCTGGCCGCGGCCCTTGACCTGCCCGAGGGCGTGTATCAGTTGCGCAAGGAGGCCAGGTGAAAAGGTCTGGACGCTTGACCTGTCTCTGGTAGCTTGCGCGACACGTCAGGGAGGACAGATATGGCGACCGGCACCAAGATCCGCACATTCTTTGAAGGCGCGTGGCATGACGAGGATTTGGCCGTCATGCGGGCCGCGGACCATGGCAGCTGGGTTGGCAGCACCGTTTTTGACGGCGCCCGCTGGTTTGACGGCCGGGCGCCCGACCTGGACCTGCATTGCGCCCGCGTGAACCGGTCCGCCGAGGCGCTGATGCTGACCCCCACCATGGCGAGCGCCGACATCGTTGACGCGATTCACGAGGGGTTGAAGGCCTATGACCCGTCCGACGCAGTCTATATCCGGCCCATGTACTGGGGGATTGATGGCGACGCGTCCGGCATTGTGCCAAAGGCGGACGAGACCGGCTTTGCCATCTGTCTCGAGGCGATCCCGATGGCCCCGCCCACCCTGTCCGTGACCCTTGGCCGGACCCGGTTCCGCCGCCCGGTGATCGAGGACAATGTCGTCAATGCCAAGGCCGGGTGCCTGTACCCCAACAACGCCCGCATGCTGGCCGAAGTGCGCAAACGCGGGTTTCAGAACGCGCTGGTGGCCGATGCGATGGGCAATGTGGCCGAAAGCGCGACCGCCAACGTGTTCATGGTGAAGGACGGTGTCGTCTTTACCCCCATCCCCAATGGCACGTTTCTGTCCGGCATCACCCGCGCACGCCATATGGCGAACATGCGGGCCGACGGCATCGACGTGATTGAAACGGTGTTGGGTTTCGAGGATTTCGAGGCTGCCGACGAGGTGTTCCTGTCCGGCAACATGATGAAGGTCACGCCGGTTTCCGGCTTTGAAGACACGTCGTATCAGGTTGGTCCTGTGACCCGCCGCGTGCGTGACATGTACTGGGATTGGGCCGCAAGCCATGGCTAAGCCTGTTGAATTCTGGTTCGAATTTGCCAGCACCTACAGCTATTTGGCGGCGGCGCGTGTCGAGGCGGCCTGTGCCGATGCGGGCGTGCCGCTGGTCTGGCGCCCGTTTCTGCTGGGCCCCGTGTTCGCAGCACAGGGCATGACGACGTCGCCCTTCAACATGTTCCCCGTCAAGGGCGCCTATATGTGGACCGACATGGCACGATGCTGCGCCGATCTGGGCCTTCCCTTTCGCAAGCCCGGGTCCTTTCCCCGTGGCAGCCTGTTGGCCGCCCGCGTTGCCGCCGCCCATGCGGAGGCCCCTTGGGTCGGCGCCTTTGTGCGGGCCGTGTATCATGCGAATTTTGCCGAGGATCGCGATATTGCCGACGACGCGGTGATCGCGGCCATCATTGATGAGATTGGCGTGGACCCCGACGCCGCGGTTGCCGCCGCGACAGCCCCCGCCGGCAAGGCCGCCCTGCGCGCCGCGACCGAAGACGCCATGGCGCGCGGGATCTTTGGTGCCCCCAGTTTTCTGGTAGACGGCGCGCTGTTCTGGGGCAATGACAGGATGCAGCAGGCCCTGGCCCACGCCCGCGCCGCGTGACCATGCGCGGGATTGCGTGATCCGGGGCCTTGGGCCATTGTGCCGGAACCCAGGCGGAGGACAAGATGCGCAAATTTCTGGTGGTGCTGGATGACAGCCGCGAATGCCTGAACGCGATGCGCTTTGCCGCGATGCGGGCCAGCCATACGGGCGGCGGGGTTGCCATTCTGTCCGTCATCCCCCCCGACGAGTTCAATCACTGGATCGGTGTCGGCAATGTCATGCGCGAGGAGGCCCGAGAGCGCATCCACGCCCATTTCGAGGTCTTTGCCAAGTGGATGCGGGACAAGCAGGGTATCGACCCCGAACTGGTCATCCGCGAGGGCCAGCCGGCGGACGAGATCATCGCGCAGGTCCATGAGGACGCCGATATTGGCGTGCTGGTCCTGGGGGCGGGCACCGACAAGAAGGGCCCCGGCCCGCTGGTCACGCAACTGAGCCGGAATGCGGGCGGGTTGCCCATTCCCATGACCATCGTGCCGGGCGATCTGAGCAAGGAAAAGCTGGAAGCCATCACCTAGGACGCGACGGCGAGGTCGCGCAGGTCGGGCGGCAATCGCCCGAACCGCGCCACGGGGTGCACGGTGGGTCCGTAGCTGCGGGCCGCGGGTGTGCTGCGCAGGTCCGGCATCAGCCGGATCAGATCCCGCGTGGCCGCGGGCCCGACCGACAGCAGCCCCCAGGGTCCGGGATAGAAGCTTTCGCAGGCGGCGCCTTCGGCGAGGACCAGGTCGTGGCTGTCCAGCAGCAGGTGATGGTAGGTGACCGATTGCATGCCGTGCGCCACCCGCACGGTCCCGCCCTGCATCCGCGCCAGATGCCCGGCCCGGACCAGTTGCGTGACGCCCGCCCCGGTCTTGAGCGCCACGGCGTGCTGGGGCGACAGGCGCAAGGCGCGGGTATTGCCGAAGGTGCCGGGTGCGATGTGCACGGGCCGCAACATGGGATTGGCGCGCAAGCCCGCCGCGTCCACGTGGCGCGTCCCGATCCAGCGGATGGGCCGCAGCCCGTTGTCGCGCGTCTGGACGCGGTCCCCCGGTTTCAGCCACTCAACCGGCACCGCACCGCGCGCCGTTGCGATCCGGGTACCGGCCGTGAAACAGGGGATGCCTGCCGCATTCAGTTGCTGGGTCGAAGAGATCTGTGCCGGGCTGACCCCTTCCAGAACAATCGTCTCGCCCTCGGGGAAGGTCAGAAGCGCATTGCCGTTGCCGTCATCCGTGACCACCACATCGTGAACACTGATCGGTCGCCCGTCGGGCGTGCGCAGTTCGGACACGTCCAGCTGGTCGTTATACGCGCCGTCGCCGTCATCGTCGCCGATGTCGAAATCGGTGACCGTAGTGCTGCCGTTCTGGGACTGCACAAACGTGTCGTCTCCGGCGCCGCCCGTGACCGTGTCGTCCCCCGAACCGCCGTCGATCCGGTCATTGCCGTCATCCCCATACAGGACGTCATTGCCGACGCCGCCATCTATCGTATCCGCGCCCGCCCCACCATGGATGCTGTCATTGCCTGATCCGCCGCGCAGCAGGTCATCGCCATCCTCGCCATGGATCGTGTCGTTATGCGCGCCACCATCAACCGTATCATCGCCCGCCCCGGCGTAAATCAGGTCGTTATCGGCACCGCCCGTGATCGAATCCGCGCCGTCACCGCCATAGATCGTGTCCTCACCCTCCTGGCCGTGGATCGTGTCGTTGCCGTCAGAGCCGTGCAATTCGTCCTTGCCGGTCCCGCCTTCGATGTAGTCGTCGCCCCAACCGGCATAGACCTTGTCGTCGCCCGCACCGGCATCGATCGTGTCGTCATAGTCGTAATCCGGCTCTCCGCCCGCTTCGTCGATGGTGTCGTTGCCGTCGCCGCCGCGCACCGAATCTCCGCCGCGGCCATAGGCGATATAGTCGTCCCCCTCACCGCCATCGATCGTGTCGCTGCCATCGCCGCCATAGAGGTTGTCGTTGCCCGCGCCGCCGTCGATCTGGTCATCGCCGTCGTATCCATAGACCGTGTCATCCTGCGCGCCTGACCGTTGGAAATCATCATACGCCCCCCCTTCGTAGGTGTTGGCGTCGTCGGGATCATCGGTTGGCGCGACCAGGCTGTCGTAGCGCGGCGCGTTCGAACTGGTGACATCGTTAGGTCCCGAAAACGCGTAAGCCGTGCCTGGGGTGATCGGCCCATCGGCGACCCATCCGGAATGAAAGCCGTTGCTTTCGACCTTGTAGAGCGTGATCGTGTTGCCCTGCCCGTCCGTCAGCGTCCAGCTTTCTTCAAGGTAGACTTCCCCCTCGGTCAGCTGGTTGCCATTGGCATCGAATTTCCGGGCATATTGGTCGCCGTCGCCCACCTCATCATTGGCATCGTCGCCATTGAACAGGACGCCGCCGTCTTCTTCCTCGATCTCGTACCGGATCGCATCTTCGCTTGCGTCGAAATCCGGATCGAGGACAATTTGCCCGTCGGGCGTCAAGAGGAACGCGTTCTGGGCGTATCCGCCGACTGTGTAATTGGCCATACCGTGGCCCCCTTTTCCTGCACGTCCCGCAGGATTAGCGCCAAGGCCGCAACGGCTGGTTAAAGGGACAATTTTAAGGGTCTGGCGCGCGTGCCTCCAATAGTTTAGAATCGTTCCAAACCTTGACACTTGGGGCGGCGACCCGCATATCCGAGTGTAACGCTCAGGAGATGCCCCATGTTCATCCAGACTGAATCGACCCCAAACCCCGCCACGTTGAAATTCCTGCCCGGCCAATCGGTGCTGGATATGGGCACGGCGGACTTTCCCACGGCCGAGGCCGCGACCAAATCGCCGCTGGCCTCACGCATCTTTGCGGTCGAGGGCGTCACAGGCGTATTCTTTGGCACCGATTTCGTCACCGTGACCAAGGCCGATGCCGTGGAGTGGGACCACATCAAACCCGCCCTTCTGGGCGCGATCATGGAGCATTTCCAGTCCGGTCAGCCGGTCATGGAAGAGGGTCACGCACCAGCGTCGGGCCATGCCGAACATGATGGCGAAGACGCCGTCGTCGTGGGCCAGATCAAGGAACTGCTGGACAGCCGGGTCCGCCCTGCCGTGGCCCAGGATGGTGGCGACATCACGTTCCACGGCTTTGACCGGGGCGTTGTCTACCTGCACATGCAGGGCGCCTGCGCAGGCTGCCCATCCTCGACCCTGACCCTGAAGATGGGGATCGAGAACCTGCTGCGCCATTACATCCCCGAAGTGACAGAGGTGCGCCCGGTTGCCGTCTGACGCCATGACGGCCAGATGCTATTGCGGTGCGTCCCGACTGACGCTGGATAAGCCACCTTTCACGGTGGCTTATTGCCATTGCAGCGACTGCCGCCGCTGGACGGGGGCCCCGGTGGCCGCCTTTGCCGCCGTGGACCGGGCCGATGTGTCGGATCAGCTGCCCGCCCCCTATCGCGGCGCGCCGGGGGTCGAACGCTGGACCTGCCCCACATGCCACGGGCCGCTGGCCGCCGCCTTCGCGTACCTGCCGGATCAGGTCTATGTGCCGCTGGGCATCATTGATCAGGCCGACAGGCTGCTGCCCGAGATGCACAGCCACGCAGGCAGCGCCCTGCCGTGGCTGCATATCGCCGACGATCTGCCCCGGGCCCAGGCGTCGGCCCGCGACGACCTGAACAGGGCCGCCACATGAGCGCGCCGCTTGTTCTGGGATTTGACACCTCTGCCGCCCATTGCGCAGCGGCACTGGTCCGAGGGGCCACGGTTCTGGCGTCTGTCGGCGAAGAGATGGCGCGCGGCCAGGCCGAACGGCTGATGGGCCTGCTGGAAGAGATGTTGCGCGCCCAAGGCGTCGTCTGGGCCGACCTTGATGCCGTGGCGGTGGGCACCGGGCCCGGCAACTTCACGGGCATCCGCATCGGCGTGTCCGCTGCACGGGGTCTGGCACTGGGCCTGGGATGCCCGGCCTACGGCGTCACTGGTTTCGAGGCACGCGCGTCCCTGGCCGCGCCGGGCAGCACGGTTGCGATCCCCGCGCCACGCGACATGGTCTATGTCATGGGCCGATCCGGTGCGCGGCTGGTGCCGGGCAGCGACGTTGCCGACATGGCCCCGCACCCGCCCCCCGCCGATCTGGCCTGCGCCATTGCGCGCCACGGCGCCGGGCGCTGGCCTGCCGAGGCCTCTCGTCCTGCGCCCTTTTATGTCCGTGCGCCGGATGCGGCCCCCGCCCGCGATGTACCGCCGCAGATCCTGGCATGAGCCCCGACAGACTGGCCGCGCTGCATGCCGCGGCCTTTACCCGCGAACGGCCATGGACGGCGCAGGAATTTGCCGACCTTCTTGCGAATCCCCTCTGCCACCTCGAGACCGCGCCGCACGGCTTTGCCCTGTGGCGCGGCATCGCGGGGGAGGCGGAAT
The DNA window shown above is from uncultured Tateyamaria sp. and carries:
- a CDS encoding M48 family metallopeptidase yields the protein MIRVLSALAALAFVAACDDVVVATAPTGTGPAPVVRDVPDELRTNQQSIRAFASAVQRVEPVAERECRSRTRGVDCDFKILVDDRPGAPSNAFQTLDDNGRPLIVFTQALINDARNEDELAFVLAHEAAHHVRGHIARQRENAAAGAVIFGGLATLTGADPEAAQRIGAQVGARTYSKDFELEADQLGTILTARAGYDPIKGSQFFNRIPDPGDRFLGTHPPNAQRLETVRRTAAGL
- a CDS encoding GFA family protein, with protein sequence MTARCYCGASRLTLDKPPFTVAYCHCSDCRRWTGAPVAAFAAVDRADVSDQLPAPYRGAPGVERWTCPTCHGPLAAAFAYLPDQVYVPLGIIDQADRLLPEMHSHAGSALPWLHIADDLPRAQASARDDLNRAAT
- a CDS encoding NifU family protein, giving the protein MFIQTESTPNPATLKFLPGQSVLDMGTADFPTAEAATKSPLASRIFAVEGVTGVFFGTDFVTVTKADAVEWDHIKPALLGAIMEHFQSGQPVMEEGHAPASGHAEHDGEDAVVVGQIKELLDSRVRPAVAQDGGDITFHGFDRGVVYLHMQGACAGCPSSTLTLKMGIENLLRHYIPEVTEVRPVAV
- a CDS encoding 2-hydroxychromene-2-carboxylate isomerase, producing MAKPVEFWFEFASTYSYLAAARVEAACADAGVPLVWRPFLLGPVFAAQGMTTSPFNMFPVKGAYMWTDMARCCADLGLPFRKPGSFPRGSLLAARVAAAHAEAPWVGAFVRAVYHANFAEDRDIADDAVIAAIIDEIGVDPDAAVAAATAPAGKAALRAATEDAMARGIFGAPSFLVDGALFWGNDRMQQALAHARAA
- a CDS encoding branched-chain amino acid aminotransferase, giving the protein MATGTKIRTFFEGAWHDEDLAVMRAADHGSWVGSTVFDGARWFDGRAPDLDLHCARVNRSAEALMLTPTMASADIVDAIHEGLKAYDPSDAVYIRPMYWGIDGDASGIVPKADETGFAICLEAIPMAPPTLSVTLGRTRFRRPVIEDNVVNAKAGCLYPNNARMLAEVRKRGFQNALVADAMGNVAESATANVFMVKDGVVFTPIPNGTFLSGITRARHMANMRADGIDVIETVLGFEDFEAADEVFLSGNMMKVTPVSGFEDTSYQVGPVTRRVRDMYWDWAASHG
- the tsaB gene encoding tRNA (adenosine(37)-N6)-threonylcarbamoyltransferase complex dimerization subunit type 1 TsaB, translating into MSAPLVLGFDTSAAHCAAALVRGATVLASVGEEMARGQAERLMGLLEEMLRAQGVVWADLDAVAVGTGPGNFTGIRIGVSAARGLALGLGCPAYGVTGFEARASLAAPGSTVAIPAPRDMVYVMGRSGARLVPGSDVADMAPHPPPADLACAIARHGAGRWPAEASRPAPFYVRAPDAAPARDVPPQILA
- a CDS encoding Hint domain-containing protein yields the protein MANYTVGGYAQNAFLLTPDGQIVLDPDFDASEDAIRYEIEEEDGGVLFNGDDANDEVGDGDQYARKFDANGNQLTEGEVYLEESWTLTDGQGNTITLYKVESNGFHSGWVADGPITPGTAYAFSGPNDVTSSNAPRYDSLVAPTDDPDDANTYEGGAYDDFQRSGAQDDTVYGYDGDDQIDGGAGNDNLYGGDGSDTIDGGEGDDYIAYGRGGDSVRGGDGNDTIDEAGGEPDYDYDDTIDAGAGDDKVYAGWGDDYIEGGTGKDELHGSDGNDTIHGQEGEDTIYGGDGADSITGGADNDLIYAGAGDDTVDGGAHNDTIHGEDGDDLLRGGSGNDSIHGGAGADTIDGGVGNDVLYGDDGNDRIDGGSGDDTVTGGAGDDTFVQSQNGSTTVTDFDIGDDDGDGAYNDQLDVSELRTPDGRPISVHDVVVTDDGNGNALLTFPEGETIVLEGVSPAQISSTQQLNAAGIPCFTAGTRIATARGAVPVEWLKPGDRVQTRDNGLRPIRWIGTRHVDAAGLRANPMLRPVHIAPGTFGNTRALRLSPQHAVALKTGAGVTQLVRAGHLARMQGGTVRVAHGMQSVTYHHLLLDSHDLVLAEGAACESFYPGPWGLLSVGPAATRDLIRLMPDLRSTPAARSYGPTVHPVARFGRLPPDLRDLAVAS
- a CDS encoding universal stress protein, yielding MRKFLVVLDDSRECLNAMRFAAMRASHTGGGVAILSVIPPDEFNHWIGVGNVMREEARERIHAHFEVFAKWMRDKQGIDPELVIREGQPADEIIAQVHEDADIGVLVLGAGTDKKGPGPLVTQLSRNAGGLPIPMTIVPGDLSKEKLEAIT